The bacterium DNA window AAAAAATGATTATTGATTTGCATATACATACCTTGATTGGTTCGCATTGCAGTGTGATTGATATTAATGAACTTATTAATTACGCTAAAAGGATAAAATTAGATGGTATCTGCATCACCGACCATGATAGTATTGATGGAATATGGCAATCCAAAAAAATAGGAGAGGAACAAGGAATTAAGGTCTTTGGAGGCATAGAGGTTTCGACAAAAGAAGGGCATGTTCTCGTCTTTTCCCAAAACATAGATGAGATAAAAAGAGATATTTATGTAGTCGATTTAATTTCTATGGTGCACGAAAAGGGGGGTGTCGTCATCCCGGTACATCCTTTTAGAAGAGGGGTACCCTGCCTGGGTAATAAGATATATGAAATTTCAGGTTTTGATGCTATAGAAATATTAAATGGTAATTGTACACAAGAGATGAACATAATTGCCTGGTTAGCCAGTATTAAATTAGGACTCGCCAGTGTAGGTGGAAGTGACGCCCATACCTTAAGTCAGGTGGGAAAATATGCAACGATGTTTGAGGCTAATATTAAAAGTGAAGAGGAATTGATTAATGCGATAAAATCAGGTAATTATCAAGCAGTAAAATGGTCAGTGTAGCCAGTTTCAGGCGTTTAATTCCAAACTCCATAATTCATTTTGCCACATAATCACAGCATCTTCTTTGGTATCTGCATAATACTCTTTGCGTAAAGCAACGGCAATGAATCCAAATTTAGCATAAAATTCAAGAGCCGCTGTGTTAGATGCTCGGACTTCTAATGTTGCTCTTTTAGCCCCTAATTGTCGAGCTAAATTAAGCAGATATTTCATTATTTGTGTTCCGATACCCTGCCTTCGGAAATCAGGATGGATGGCTATATTCACCAGATGCGCCTCATCTACTACCAGCCAGAATCCGCCATAGCCAATTATTCTCTGGTCAAGTTTAGCCACCATAAAGTAAGAATCATCTCTTTCCCTGACTTCCGACAGATACAATCTTTGGCTCCAGGGGTTAAGGAATGATAGATTTTCTATCTCTAACACTTGATTGATGTCTTCTTCTTTCATTGGTGAAATAGTTATAGGAATCATAATAGTATTGCTACCATTAATATCGACAAATTCATTCCATCTCTTTAATTTCTTAACCTGTTCCACAAGTTTTACTGGACAAATATGGTCATACTGGAGAGCGGAGTCCATTGCAAAATTCCAAATCACAAATTCCAAATTACAAATAAATTCCATAACCGTTCAGGGCTATACATTAGAAGTGTAAACAAGGAGAAATGGGGAAAAGGGAGAATTGGAGAAATGGCTCAAACTTTTTCTTGCTCCACCCTTCAGACATTAATCCTGGTGTCGTGTTGAGTAAGTTTTGCACGGGGCATCATCAGGTTTCGTAACCTGCAAACGGATAGTTACCAGAATCAAATTCCGTGCGTTATTTGTTCAACACGACACTAACTTTTGATGGACATTAATACAGGCATTAATAATCCTATCACTTAACTCTTCTTTTCTCACTTCTCCATCTTCTCCCTTTCTCCTTATTTTTATCCTACCTGAACTCTTACAATTTTTTTAATAATATCTCCCTCTCTCCTTAATCTCCACATCTCCTTTTGTTACACCACCTGAACGCTTACAGAATTTAAGGCAATGGCATTCCCTAAATCCTCTTTTTTTTCAACTAATTCAACTGTAAATGCCTGTCGGGCGGGCATATCAAAGACATTGACCAAACCAATAAATATACATAAGCCTATTATCTGCCAAATCTGGATATTTCCTGTTAGAACAAGAAACGCCAGCATTAAAGCCTGAATCATAGACAGGATTTGAGTTACTATCAAGATGTGATGGCGGCTATATCTGTCAACCAATACCCCAGCGATAAAACCAAAAAGCAAGGTAGGAATTTGACCGGCAAAACCCACTAATCCCAATAACAAGGCTGAATTAGTTAGGCGATAGACCAACCAACTCATCGCTATTCCCTGCATCCAGATGCCAATCAGGGAGATACTTTGACCGGCGAAAAAAAGACTGTAATTTCTATAACGAAATGCTCGAAAAAGCAACTTTAATCCCTTTTCATGGCTAAAAGAATTATTACTCATACCTACTCATTCAAAAAAGATTGTAATTAGAACCACATACCTGCCGATGATAAGCATCATTTAAAAGATTTTCTGCGACCAGATAGCTTTTCTTCCTGAAATCCTGTGGGATAAACCGCTTTATTCTATATGCTATTTTGTATTTCTCGCATAAGGCAAATATCTTTTTATGAAGGTTTATAATATAGTCTTTTGTTGGTTCATAGTCACCATCATAAAAATCTGGGTTGTATTTAAAATTGTAGAGTTCTTCGTATCTTTCAATAAGTTCGGGGTATCGCTCTTTGAGGTGTTTCAAAAACCATTTTGCTTGCAAATCACGCATAGTCATTCCACCAGCAATAAGGATATAATCTGCCCCTACCTCTTTACTCTTTTT harbors:
- the rimI gene encoding ribosomal protein S18-alanine N-acetyltransferase gives rise to the protein MEFICNLEFVIWNFAMDSALQYDHICPVKLVEQVKKLKRWNEFVDINGSNTIMIPITISPMKEEDINQVLEIENLSFLNPWSQRLYLSEVRERDDSYFMVAKLDQRIIGYGGFWLVVDEAHLVNIAIHPDFRRQGIGTQIMKYLLNLARQLGAKRATLEVRASNTAALEFYAKFGFIAVALRKEYYADTKEDAVIMWQNELWSLELNA
- a CDS encoding PHP domain-containing protein; this encodes KMIIDLHIHTLIGSHCSVIDINELINYAKRIKLDGICITDHDSIDGIWQSKKIGEEQGIKVFGGIEVSTKEGHVLVFSQNIDEIKRDIYVVDLISMVHEKGGVVIPVHPFRRGVPCLGNKIYEISGFDAIEILNGNCTQEMNIIAWLASIKLGLASVGGSDAHTLSQVGKYATMFEANIKSEEELINAIKSGNYQAVKWSV
- a CDS encoding MFS transporter, with the protein product MSNNSFSHEKGLKLLFRAFRYRNYSLFFAGQSISLIGIWMQGIAMSWLVYRLTNSALLLGLVGFAGQIPTLLFGFIAGVLVDRYSRHHILIVTQILSMIQALMLAFLVLTGNIQIWQIIGLCIFIGLVNVFDMPARQAFTVELVEKKEDLGNAIALNSVSVQVV